CCTTGGGAAGTCCATGGGAGATAAAATAACTTGCAAACTTGGCTAAGGATACGCAGCCTCCCATCAGTGCCGCTCACGAGGCCATGCTGCTATCGCGTCTGCCAGGGTTCCTTCATGGGGAAGACGACGGGACTCAAAGCTCTGAAGGGCTGGGAAGGAAGGTGTCCTCAAAGCTTTGACAGCTAGGGATTCTCTGGGACTTGGACCCTTTTAGAAATTAAGTTGTTGCAAATAACTATTTCTACTTAATAATGTAGTTTAAATGTAtttgcaggaaaaaataaaaacctgaaaCTGCTACAAGTGCTTTTAAGGAGGGAAGGAATACTAAAATCTCTGTTGTGTACTAAGTCATGTAGCCTGCTGGTGCCAACTCTAAAGACGGATTCTCTGAGTGTCTTGCACTGACTGGTCTCAGGGAGTCTTGTCTCCCAGAACTGCAGAGATTGACATCAGTTTACATTCTTCTGTAGTGCAACCCttaaaaagcccagagattagTGCCTAACCACTGCAAGAACGAAACGGAACGAGCAGAACAAAACAAAGGCGACCTTTTCCCTCACCAGGGGTGTCAAGAGTCCGACTGGTAGAACTCCACTTGGAGAACTCCGACCTTCAGTTCTCGATTCCAACCTCACGTAGCTGCCCTGGAATTACGTGTGAGCCTAGAAGGACCAATTACGGCAATGCTCTTCAGGAGACGGCAGGTCTCTGCATTGCGACCAAGAGTGGAGGTGGCCAGTTTTCACCCACAGTGGAGATACCCACTAGGCCAGTCCTGACATCAAGCTCCCGTCTAGGATTTTGGCAATAAAACTGAGTTTGATGCATTCCTACGCTAGGTTTTCTATCCAGTCTAGTAAAGTAAAGCACCTTTGGATTAAAAATATTAAGCTCAACAGCAACTAGACTTCTcagttttgtatttaattttccttAGGTCTCCATGGCTTAATAGTGTTCTGTTGccagagaaaaatatcaatctGTGGAGTCCAGACTTTCTGCTGGAGGGGCATATTTCAACCTAAAAGTACCtagagaaggggggaaaaaaaaaaaaaaagagatcaaatttgAATCACCATAGAATTACTGCCATGATCTGTCCAAAGTAATTTCCGGAGTCACTGGTCAAGATTTAGGTGCTGGAAATCTAAACCACCTCTTCTAACCACTTCCCAATTCCCCTGCTGCACCCCCAAACTCATTTGTAAAGTTTATCAAATCAGATAAACGGTGCAGAGACTGCAGAGTTCCCAGTCCTTTCCCTCAAACTTTGGGAGCTCAGACAGCAAGAATCGGCCCCTTCCCTGGGGCAGGGCCAGGGAGGCCCAACCCCACAGAGGGCTCTGGGCTCGCTGCCTCAGGAGACGCAGCACCATCTCTGTCAACGGGAGTGGCCACAGCCCACAAGCACCCCACCTGCCACCAGACCCGACTCCAGGCTGTCTGCGCAGCTCCCCTCAAAAGTCTCCAGAAAACAAGTGGCTGACTGTCCAGCTTTCCCCATGCCCAGAAAAAAGGCAAGAACAAACCTGGTGTGGTAACGACAGCAGACACACCTGACTAAAGGAGACAAAAAGACAGCGAGTGGAAGCAGGAAAGGGGGAGGCACAGCACAGGGAGCGAGGACACCACGAGCCACACGGCGGCCACGGCCACGCCACTCGGGGCCAGGGACACACGCGGGGACAGAGCCCCATCGGCAGCGCCTGCGCTCACACGCCACGCCCTCGGTcctcagtgaacactggggaTGGCTCTGAATCACCCACGCTTGCTCCCCAGTCACGTGGCACAAAAGGACAGACCGCGGAGCCGTCGGGCCACGGCCAGCGAGCCACACTGGAGTGAGGAGCAGGCGGAAATCATAAAGACAGTCTCTGGGCCAAAGCTGCCCTCGGGGGCTGCACGGCCCGTCAAGAGTTTGGTGCCTTTTCAGAGAGCACTTGAAAATCACTTCTTGCTTGCTTTAGAAAAAAGGAAGttgattattattttcataaaaaggaCACTCCTGTCTGGATCTCTCCACCTCGAGAGCCTTTACCTTGCCGATTGAAGTCCATGGACGGCTGCTTGCAGTCCTGAGCACGGTGACCGGTGGCCCCACAGTTGTAACACGAGAGGTTCCCGCTCTTTTTGTGACTGGAACCATTGCTACTGCCCACCAAGCCCTGGGCCTGGTAGACGCCCGCCGCCCCCATGAAGTTCTGCACAGGCGGGACGGTGAAGGCGGACTGGCCGCCCAGCACAGGCTCGGGGCCCACACCACCGCCGTAGGGCGAGTGCACGACCGGGAAGGCGCCGCCGCCATACTGCTGGGCACCCATGTAGCCGCTGCCGCACACAGGGCTGAAGGGCAGGAACGGgaaggggaagactgagggcccCGAGAACGGGTGCTGGAAGTAGCTGGCATAGCTGACGGTCAGGCCGCTCGAGCCGCAGCTCCCGCTGCAGCCGCACGACGTGCACACGACACAGCCGGGCGGCGGGGCGGGTGCCGGCTGCTGGGGCACCGGCTgctgctgatggtggtggtggtggtggtggttctggGCTGAGGCGGGGAGGTTCCCAGGGGAGCTGccaccaccgccgccgccgccactgcTGCTGTAGAAGCTGCTTTCGGGGACCGAGGAGAGCGCggggctggagctgggggctgggcagCTGGGCACGGTGGCCATGTTTGCAAAGGATGGGGATGGGTGGCTACTGGAGGCGGCAGTGTTGCTGTTCGCACAGAAGCTGCCCTGCAGGGGGCCCACGGGCACACTGCTCATCGCAGAGAAGGCAGCTTTGGTGTTGGCTGTGTACAGAGCAGTCCGGGGGTTTATTATTGCAGGGGGCACACTTATTTGCACGTTGTTAGAACAGGAGGTTTGCCCAGAGATGGCGGAATCCGCAGGGACAGATGAAGACACCAGGAGTTTGATGGGCGGCCGAGCCACGTGGAAGACGGTGCTGGACGTCCCCGCGGCAGCAGTGCTGGCTTCCACCACCAGGGCCGGCTGCTGTGCCGGCTTCATCACCCTGTCCAGTGCGGACGCATGGACAACTTTGGTGCGGGGACCAAAGGAGACAGTGGGCGACACGGAGCTGCTCTCGGCGAGTCCGGAAAGGACCTGCATGGGCTGATGGGGGGTGGATGAGGGGAGCACGTCCATCATGGTATTGCCAAAGCTCTTGTCCACTTTGATGCTGCTTCTTGGTCCAGAGACTTTACTGCGCTCCTCGAGTGACAGCAGCGAGTGCACAGAGGACGAGAGGAGTTTCATGTCCGTGCCCCCCCTTTCCGCCTTGTGCACAGAGTTCAGCATCCTGATGGGTGCGATGTGCGAGGCCGCCGTCATCATCTGTGGGGGCAGCGAGTGGTGGCCCGACGGGGTGGAGCCTGCCTCGTTCTGCACGGGGAGGACCTGCGCCGTGGGCCGGGCGGAACTTGAAGTGAAGTGGTTCAGCAGCATCACAGGCTTCTCCTTGTCAGGGCCCTCCAAGTGGATCTCCACACCTagaagtggaaacagcatcagcaCAGCCTGCCTGGGCCGGGCGGGGGCAGCGCCTCGCGAGCCACACAGGAAGGGCGGGCATCCTTACGTCTGTCGTTCTCTTCTGCGCTGTCTGAGCTCTCTTCCCGGGCCTGCACGCCCATCGGGCTGGGCGAGGAGCTGGAGCACTCAGAGGAGCTGCCTTCCCGGGCCGTCTGGTGAGGGGCCTGCTCCACCTCCACCCGCAGCGCTGTGGAGAAGGAACAGGTGACAGTCCAAAGGAGGCACCGAGGTCCTCGAGCCACAGGACACAACGCTGCCTGTGCCCTCCTCTCCCGCCCACAGGCATGCCTGTCGCGTCTGTCTTCACATCAGCCCCAAGGAGGCAGGTCCTGCTCTGGCCCTATGTGCACGGGGTTGAGGCTCCCACACGGCAGACGCACATGGGGCTGTGCCCTCGACTCCCCAAGCACACACCACAGACCAGGAGAAGGACCCCCAACCACCAGGTGCTGCAATAGCAGCCCTCCACCAACACAGAGACCTCTGTGTTCTGAGGCCCAGGGACACAAGACCTTTTCAGTCAAACAAGTAGCGAAAAGATGCACTGACAGTTTTTCCTTCCTGGTTCCTGTCACTCTTGATGTTTCTAGTGCATAAGGAAAGCAGCAGAAGGGCCGCTGCCGTGGTCCTCCACCCCTGCTCCTgaggagaggaaggcagggggaggggagagggctggTGGTCTGGCATCAAGGACTTCAGGGTGGACCTGCAGGGCAGCAGCCTAGGGCCACCTCTTTGCACCCACGTGGAGGGGAGAGACTGGCatctattttcacattttctgttctttccctctcacCAGAGCAGTTTCTGGGTCTAAACCTTTTGCCCAAACAACTTCAGGCAAGTCACCTGTCTTCAGCTGCAAACCTAAGGTCCCTTCTACTTGTCTACTGAAGAAACTATAAGGGCTAAAACGATGAAAAGTAACTCTTTAAGTACTAGCAGATGGAAATGGAAAAGTGGTGTGACCTGAGGTCTGATCGTCCCCAGAAGGGTCCTGGGTCCAGGCGCACCCGGCCCCACCCACCTGCAGCGTGGCTGCCTCGCACCGTCTGCACGGGCCCCACGTGGCTGGTGGGGGGCACGCGGGCCACTCCGCTGCTGCTGACTGGGGGAGGGGCCGAGGGGTTCAGGCACCGTTTCTCTGACTTCTCCCTGTGTGACAGGAAAGCACACCAACAACCGAGTGTTCAGGTCTGCTGAACAAACTCTCAATGCTTCACAGATGCTACTTAAGTATACATATTCCACAGAAGGGTGATTTCCATCAAATAATCCCCAGGGTAGAAGATAACTGACTTGTCAGATTCACTCTAAAGGGTCGTTCCTAGCAAACCAAAGCCACATTTGTAGAGTTTTAAGAGTACTAATTAAGGTTTGATAAGCCACCAGTAGTAGCAAGTCCTAGTATCTGTTCCTCATGTTAGAAACTAAAATGAACACATTTCATAAACAATCTCACACTCACTTCTCCAGCTCCAGTTGAGTCTTGAGTTTTTTCTTTGCTCCCATGGTGAGGGATTCaaatttatttagatcttcttccGTGAGGCTCAGAAACTTCCACAGAAGAAACAAATTACAAAGTTACTGAGAATTAATTAGGattctgaaaacaaaaaacttgGAGTTTAACTTAATAAACATATTCAACCTCTCGGATACGTAAACCCATAAAACTTAACCAGATAATAAAAGACAGGGAAACGCTGTAACTTTTACTTGCTAAGTGACTTGGTGTCCAAAGTCCAAAATACAAGACACCCACTTTGCATCTGAGGGTCACGGGCTGTGTCTCCTGAGCCTTTAGCACAGGTGTCTGGACCATAGCTGGGTGAAGGTGGGGCCCCTGGAAGGTGCGTACTGTGCAGGCAGGTGACTGGGACAGTGTCCTGCGGTCTCAACTGCTACtgggatacagttcatggaagTGTCTCCCGCTCCAGGGACCCAACTCCCACAGACAGGAGCATCGTCCTCTTTAGCGGCTCTTGTTTCTTGGAGTCACGGGACACCAGCAACTCTGTTGGGTATCAAGTGATCCAGAAAAGCAGGTGCCATCCAAACTGAATGGGAACCTAACCCACTGCCCTTACACTAAGAAAAACATCCTACTTGGTTCTCGTGCCAGTCCATAATATGATCTGTGATTTTAGCCTTTTCAACTACATACATCAGACTATAACTTTTTAAACTGATCATGAGCAAGGATAGTaaaatctgttgtttttaagACTTATGAATCCTAAACTGAGAGTActgaaaatatacttaaaatgtgttttttattaGCAGTAAAAGCTTGATTTCTAGTTCTTCAATTGCAGGTTTTTGGACAAAGGAAATGTTTAGAGACCAAAGCTACCACAGCACTTTATCCAGCAGAGGGCGCTCAGAGTTCAAACATCCCATACAGGTCTAACTTACCGGAGACATTGAAACTTGGATTTACCTGGGTCAAAGTATGCGGGGGCCTTTAAAAAGGCCTGCACTGAGGGCCGTCTAAGCAAGGGGGATACAAGCACCAGAATCCACTACTTCTACCCCCTGCAGGGTGGCTGGAGGCACAACACTCTTCACATCACATACAGCAAGCATCTACTTGGGAAGACCCCAAACTACCTTTAAAAAGCTGTTCGTTCACAAGCAATTTATGTTCCAGTTTTTGTTTCCAGCTGCAGGCAGCTTCAAATTCAAATCCACGGCCCCTTCCAGCGAGCTCGTGGGACCTGGGGAGCACGCATCTGGCAGTGTTAAGGACCAGGTGGCATGACCCCCACAACATACACACTGCCCAAACCCAGCTCGGTTCCTCTGGAAACAAGGTCCGAAGAAAGAAAGATTACCCGAGACAACAAGCACATTCTATCTGCCTGCCAGTAACCAACATACCTTCTCCATCGTGAGCTGTTTGAAGACAGGGTAATACTTGTGCAAACGCAGTTTCCGAAGCCAGTCTAAAATCCCGTTTTGCTCCTGGGTCTGCGGGGCCTGCAGGCTGGACGGCATCAGGATGGCGGGCGAGCTGTCCATCGGGGTCCGATAGGCCAGCGCCGAGCCTGCACCCCCCGAGTGCGAGCAGTGGGGCAAGGCGGCCGCACTGGCCGCGTGCTGCACGTGGTGCTGGGCGCTGCCCTGAGAGGACGGGATGCCAGCCACTCCGCACACAGGCCTGCAAGGACAGCAGACAGGTGGTTTTCAAAACTCCACGGCCTCCACTCAAGACCAGCTCCTCGATCTGGACTGCATCTGCGGCCGACTCCACCACTAGCATTCAAGTTGCGGCCTCTGCCACCACACCACCGCCTAGGTGACCGTCTGGACATGGCCGTGTGCACGCACCTGTCTAGACACGGTGCTGAGCACgtgtacacacgtgtgtgtgtcacCACCAGACTTCCGGTTGAGCTGCCTAGTTTTTTTCTGTTGCTTCTATCACAGGATGATACTAACAATCATACACTAAAATCGActccaaacattttttttaagtaaattccaGAAAGCTGGAAGGAGCAAAACATCTCTCTCTGTCCCAGCCCCTTCCACACTAAACTGCAGACCCACAGATTTACCATGTGCTCACACACTCCAGGTGGGGGTGAACAAGAAAGGCGGGACACCAAAGATCTCCTTGCCTGAATAGCGTCAGTAGGAccgagtgtgtatgtgtgtgtttgtgtgtgtgtgtgcacgcatgcatgtgtgtgtgtgcgcgcgcgcacacccACCACATGTGAGGTCAGCCCATTTTAGGGCCCCAGCTGGCAGAGAACCCCTAGAGCAGCAACTCTGGCCCTTCATGGGCTTAACCACTGCCTGAGAGCTTGTAAAAATGAAGATTCTCAGAAATTCTGGTGTCCTAGAATGTACAGGGCCCAGAAACTGGCATTTGCAATAAGGGTCTTTGGGAATTCTAATTCCAGTGGCTCAGAGAACccctttttctctattttttgagAAATCAAAAAGTAGATTCTCTCTATCCAATTCTTATCCAATATTACTAGTCAAGACTAAGATCAAGAATGCCTTAACTCCAGAAACAACTGCTGACACACAGTGAGAAGCAAGCTCTGTAGCAAGGCTGACTGGCAATGTGCTGGCTGCATGGGAGAAGTCTCACCTTCCAGACACGCCCATCATGGTACCGACTTTAGAAAGGGAAGGGTTGCCAGGACCTACAAGTTAAAGTGAAAACAATTCATTCACAGACCATGAAAGTATTTCCACTTTTACTGAATTACATTTTACAAACTCACTTGGACTTTGAAGCTGTTGGGTGGGAGAAGAAGTGCTGAAAAATTTCTTAACATGGTCATTTTTTAACACATGAGACGGTAACGAAGCCAGAtacctgaaaaagaaacagagtggTTTTATCagcattaaaatgtattattaccAAGATGTAACTGGgagagaaattttaattttccattaAGAGGCATTTGTATCAGAGAAAAACTAAACAGAAGCACCTTAACCTCTAATCTTCCTGCTGTATTCAGTTTAGTTCTTGGCAGGATTCACGTGTTTCCTGGAGCCCCTTCCCGCATTCACACTGTATTACACTGTATGAACAGAGTCTCTCGGGGCCCACAGCACAGGGCCTGTGGTCTCAGCTGCCGGGGGGCACTCCGACGGCGGGCCCAGTCCCCGGGCCCTGGCAGCAGGGCTCCCTCCGTAAATGTGTACAGGACAGCATGCAGGACACCCTCAGTGTCCAGAGACTCTGGGCCCAGGAGACCTTTTATAGGTCTTCGTTTCATCCTTTCTACTACATAAGAGAAAGAATAACCAGATTTTATTTCGTAAGACTGTCAAAATTACAGTATGTGGTGGCATATACTTCGGAATTCCTTCAATTGCATATCCTCAAAAGCATGCCTAGGTTGTTAAGATCCTTCAAATTCTCTGTAACTGAAGAGGAGACCAGAACCACCCAGACCACGTCACCTGAGCAGCCCCTCCGTGACCAGgcagcccagccccacccacaACACCGAGGGCCGTGGGTCCACCAGTCACACGGTGCTGCTGCAGGGGGCTGCTCTCCGTGGCCTTGCAGGGGTGTGGGGGGAGCATTACCTCAGGTCCGCTTCCAGATCCATATGGTTTCGCTCTACATAAAAGGAATCTGGGCCAGCTAAGCAAGGAATGAATTTCTCCAAATTTTCTTCAGGATGCAGCTGAGACAACTGAAAGAGACGGAAAGGCACAGGGAGTCTGGCACAATCTCCTTTACAAAACCAGGGTTGCTCAGTGCGAGAAACACCAGGCAGGTGCGAGGAGGCGGCGTCTGCCGGGGTGAGTCTGGGCTTCTGCACCCACCGGGACGCAGGAAGCCACAGCCCACCACAGCACAGGGAGCTGCCCGGCAAAGCCACCGCATCGGCCCAACCCCAAGAGGGACCTGCCCTCCGAGGAGACAGAGCACGTGAGCCGTCCAGCCGCGGCAGAGCACCAGGAAGAGGTGGCTGCCCTTCGAGTGGGCAGAGGAGATGGGCAGGGATGAACACGCCCCACAGGCGGAGTGAGGGTCAGACAGCAGCCGGCCAGGAGCCCAGGCA
The genomic region above belongs to Budorcas taxicolor isolate Tak-1 chromosome 18, Takin1.1, whole genome shotgun sequence and contains:
- the ZCCHC14 gene encoding zinc finger CCHC domain-containing protein 14, with the translated sequence MVEKRCPLQRDGVYRWFSELPSPQRVEFLCGLLDLCIPLELRFLGSCLEDLARKDYHSLRDSEIKANNPADLGSLTNLTDEVVRSKLLVSLALLGSEQREAAGVLYRTLTHIDSIIHNYGLQLNEGRTGDEFLLLFTMASNHPAFSFHQKQVLRQELTQIQSSLSGGGGGPGGKSTLPTCPACHKVTPRPEPPVSSVSNSLENALHTSTHSTEGSLPKRPGGKLSRVTVEKIDLKGLSHKKNERNVECSFEVLWSDSSITSVTKSSSEVTEFISKLSQLHPEENLEKFIPCLAGPDSFYVERNHMDLEADLRYLASLPSHVLKNDHVKKFFSTSSPTQQLQSPSPGNPSLSKVGTMMGVSGRPVCGVAGIPSSQGSAQHHVQHAASAAALPHCSHSGGAGSALAYRTPMDSSPAILMPSSLQAPQTQEQNGILDWLRKLRLHKYYPVFKQLTMEKFLSLTEEDLNKFESLTMGAKKKLKTQLELEKEKSEKRCLNPSAPPPVSSSGVARVPPTSHVGPVQTVRGSHAAALRVEVEQAPHQTAREGSSSECSSSSPSPMGVQAREESSDSAEENDRRVEIHLEGPDKEKPVMLLNHFTSSSARPTAQVLPVQNEAGSTPSGHHSLPPQMMTAASHIAPIRMLNSVHKAERGGTDMKLLSSSVHSLLSLEERSKVSGPRSSIKVDKSFGNTMMDVLPSSTPHQPMQVLSGLAESSSVSPTVSFGPRTKVVHASALDRVMKPAQQPALVVEASTAAAGTSSTVFHVARPPIKLLVSSSVPADSAISGQTSCSNNVQISVPPAIINPRTALYTANTKAAFSAMSSVPVGPLQGSFCANSNTAASSSHPSPSFANMATVPSCPAPSSSPALSSVPESSFYSSSGGGGGGGSSPGNLPASAQNHHHHHHHQQQPVPQQPAPAPPPGCVVCTSCGCSGSCGSSGLTVSYASYFQHPFSGPSVFPFPFLPFSPVCGSGYMGAQQYGGGAFPVVHSPYGGGVGPEPVLGGQSAFTVPPVQNFMGAAGVYQAQGLVGSSNGSSHKKSGNLSCYNCGATGHRAQDCKQPSMDFNRQGTFRLKYAPPAESLDSTD